A genome region from Pseudomonas pergaminensis includes the following:
- a CDS encoding UTRA domain-containing protein has product MRDEAIKAVTSIGLALQEQIDHGLLPPASKLPAERKLSELFGTTRITVREALLQLEAQGQIYREERRGWFVSPPRLAYNLMQRSHFHAMVSDQGRVASTEVISARLQPASAAVCAWLQLPALSSVIQICRGRRIDGRLVLYVEHYLNPQYFPGILDCDLNQSMTELYARKYDLHYGRVRFEIVPTSLPVEAAAALRVSVGSPGLRIARVNYDQHQRLIDCDLEFWRHDAIHVGVDVI; this is encoded by the coding sequence ATGCGTGATGAGGCAATCAAGGCGGTGACATCCATCGGCCTGGCGCTGCAAGAGCAGATCGACCATGGCCTGCTGCCGCCTGCCAGCAAACTGCCCGCCGAGCGCAAGCTCAGCGAGTTGTTTGGTACCACTCGGATTACGGTACGGGAAGCCTTGTTACAACTGGAGGCCCAGGGCCAGATCTATCGCGAGGAGCGGCGCGGCTGGTTTGTCTCGCCGCCACGGCTGGCCTACAACCTGATGCAACGCAGCCACTTTCACGCCATGGTCAGCGACCAGGGGCGGGTGGCGTCCACCGAAGTGATCTCCGCGCGGCTGCAACCGGCGTCGGCAGCGGTGTGCGCCTGGTTGCAATTACCGGCGCTGTCCAGCGTGATCCAGATCTGCCGGGGCCGGCGGATCGATGGGCGTTTGGTCTTGTATGTGGAGCACTACCTGAACCCGCAGTATTTCCCGGGGATTCTGGACTGCGATTTGAATCAGTCGATGACTGAACTGTATGCGCGCAAGTACGACCTCCACTACGGGCGCGTGCGCTTTGAAATCGTGCCGACATCACTGCCAGTGGAAGCTGCCGCCGCGTTGCGCGTCTCAGTGGGCAGCCCAGGCTTGCGGATCGCCCGGGTCAACTATGACCAGCACCAGCGTTTGATTGACTGCGACCTGGAGTTCTGGCGGCATGATGCCATCCACGTTGGCGTGGATGTGATCTGA
- a CDS encoding metal ABC transporter solute-binding protein, Zn/Mn family yields the protein MRSVLSPLALAIACLFTTPLMAVEAAKPAAHAAKPVKVLASLPITYGLAEVLLKGTDVQLERAAPANLPGSRQVSYFTGRGAPALNKLALDADAAIGLRSLWADDPLYPVARRSNIRIVEVDAARPVDGGLPGIAVQPGVTDGLNSQPWQSSNNMGRMADVLAADLSRLASTAKPKIDANLAALKQRLLKLTADSEARLAKVDNLSVVSLSDHFAYLVSSLNLEVLSTDARPDADWTPEALQKLSAELKDNEVAVVLHHRQPSEAVKAAVSAGGAKLLVLNVDGAEPVTELETNVDEVIKALMP from the coding sequence ATGCGCTCCGTTCTTTCTCCCCTGGCCCTGGCCATCGCTTGTTTGTTCACCACGCCGTTGATGGCGGTTGAAGCGGCCAAACCGGCTGCCCACGCGGCAAAGCCGGTCAAAGTGCTGGCCTCGTTGCCGATCACCTACGGCCTGGCTGAAGTGCTGCTCAAAGGCACCGACGTGCAGCTTGAACGCGCCGCGCCGGCCAATCTGCCCGGTTCGCGACAAGTGTCCTACTTCACCGGCCGTGGCGCCCCAGCCCTGAATAAGTTGGCGCTGGATGCCGACGCCGCCATCGGCCTGCGTTCGCTGTGGGCCGATGACCCGCTGTACCCGGTGGCGCGGCGCAGCAATATCCGCATCGTCGAAGTCGACGCCGCACGCCCGGTGGACGGCGGCTTGCCCGGCATCGCAGTGCAGCCTGGAGTCACCGATGGCCTGAATAGCCAGCCCTGGCAATCGAGCAACAATATGGGGCGCATGGCCGACGTGCTGGCCGCCGACCTGAGCCGCCTGGCCTCCACTGCCAAACCGAAGATCGATGCTAACCTCGCCGCCCTCAAGCAGCGCCTGCTCAAACTCACCGCCGATAGCGAAGCGCGACTGGCCAAGGTGGATAACCTGAGCGTGGTCAGCCTGAGCGATCATTTCGCGTACTTGGTCAGCAGTTTGAACCTGGAAGTGCTGAGTACCGATGCGCGGCCGGACGCTGACTGGACGCCTGAGGCATTGCAGAAACTCAGTGCCGAGTTGAAGGACAACGAGGTGGCGGTGGTGCTGCATCATCGTCAGCCGAGTGAGGCGGTCAAGGCGGCGGTGAGCGCCGGGGGGGCGAAACTGCTGGTGTTGAATGTGGACGGTGCAGAGCCGGTGACAGAGTTGGAGACTAATGTGGACGAGGTGATCAAGGCGCTGATGCCGTAG
- a CDS encoding metal ABC transporter permease, producing MSYEAFRLMVQGWASSGYLPEALAYGFVVNALLAGLLIGPVLGGLGTLVVVKRFAFFSEAVGHAALTGVAVGILLGEPYTGPYGALFGYCLLFGILLNYLRNRTGLAPDTLIGVFLSVSLALGASLLLILAGKINVHILENVLFGSVLTVNGNDLLVLAVVGSLVMALALPLYNRIMLASFNPQLAAVRGVAVKTLDYLFVILVTLITVAAVKVIGAILVGALLVIPAAAARLLSQSLKGFFWVSVAIATVSTLCGILLPIIFDLPVPSGAAIILVAGIAFALAAIARGTVPSLKGNLG from the coding sequence ATGAGTTATGAAGCCTTTCGCTTGATGGTCCAGGGCTGGGCCTCTTCCGGCTATTTGCCGGAGGCGCTGGCCTACGGTTTTGTGGTCAATGCCCTGCTCGCCGGTTTGCTGATCGGCCCGGTGCTGGGCGGCCTGGGTACGCTGGTGGTGGTCAAGCGCTTCGCGTTTTTCTCCGAAGCGGTCGGCCACGCGGCGCTGACCGGCGTGGCGGTAGGCATCCTGCTCGGTGAACCCTACACCGGCCCGTATGGCGCGCTGTTCGGCTACTGCCTGCTGTTCGGCATCCTGCTCAACTACCTGCGCAACCGCACCGGCCTGGCGCCGGACACCTTGATCGGTGTGTTCCTGTCGGTGTCCCTGGCGCTGGGCGCAAGCCTGCTGCTGATCCTGGCGGGCAAGATCAACGTGCACATCCTCGAGAACGTGCTGTTTGGCTCGGTGTTGACGGTCAACGGCAACGACCTGCTGGTGCTGGCAGTGGTCGGTTCGCTGGTGATGGCCCTGGCGCTGCCGCTGTACAACCGCATCATGCTGGCCAGCTTCAACCCGCAATTGGCGGCGGTACGCGGTGTAGCGGTGAAGACCCTGGACTACCTGTTCGTGATTCTGGTGACGCTGATCACCGTCGCGGCGGTCAAGGTCATCGGCGCGATCCTGGTGGGTGCGCTGCTGGTGATTCCCGCCGCTGCGGCGCGCCTGTTGAGCCAGTCGCTCAAGGGTTTCTTCTGGGTCTCGGTCGCGATTGCCACCGTCAGCACCCTGTGCGGGATCCTGCTGCCGATCATCTTCGACCTGCCCGTGCCGTCCGGTGCCGCCATCATCCTGGTCGCCGGAATCGCCTTCGCCCTGGCCGCCATCGCGCGCGGCACGGTGCCCAGCCTTAAAGGGAATCTTGGATAA
- a CDS encoding metal ABC transporter ATP-binding protein: MTAAEQLKAVSVGPTLEFDRVSLTLGRTVILDNVSFQVQPGSIHALVGPNGGGKSSLIKTLLGQTPHQGRLSLHWPATPGTIGYVPQALEFDRGLPMTVDDFMAAMCQRRPAFLGLSKHYAGAIGDALERVGMQDKRKRRMGALSGGERQRVLLAQGLIPAPQLLVLDEPMSALDEAGIQVFERLLNDWRLAGITVLWIEHDLEAVGRLADRVTGLNRRVLFDATPKEALTPDRLLTLFSTHPRSPAQ; the protein is encoded by the coding sequence ATGACAGCAGCAGAGCAACTGAAGGCGGTCAGCGTCGGCCCGACCCTTGAGTTCGACAGGGTATCGCTGACCCTGGGTCGCACCGTGATCCTCGATAACGTCAGTTTCCAGGTACAGCCAGGCAGCATTCACGCACTGGTCGGCCCCAACGGCGGCGGCAAAAGCTCGCTGATCAAGACACTGCTGGGCCAGACACCTCATCAGGGACGGTTAAGCCTGCACTGGCCAGCCACGCCCGGCACCATTGGCTATGTGCCCCAGGCCCTGGAGTTCGACCGGGGGTTGCCGATGACCGTGGATGATTTCATGGCGGCCATGTGCCAACGGCGTCCGGCGTTTCTGGGCCTGTCCAAGCATTACGCCGGCGCGATTGGCGATGCGCTGGAGCGCGTCGGCATGCAAGACAAACGCAAGCGGCGCATGGGCGCGCTGTCCGGCGGTGAGCGCCAGCGTGTGTTGCTGGCCCAGGGACTGATCCCGGCGCCGCAGTTGCTGGTACTGGATGAACCCATGTCGGCCCTCGACGAAGCGGGCATCCAAGTGTTCGAACGACTGCTCAATGACTGGCGCCTAGCCGGGATCACCGTGCTGTGGATCGAGCATGACCTGGAAGCGGTGGGTCGCCTGGCCGACCGTGTGACCGGCCTGAACCGCCGCGTGCTGTTCGACGCTACGCCTAAAGAGGCGTTGACCCCGGACCGCCTGCTCACCCTGTTCTCCACTCACCCTCGGAGCCCGGCGCAATGA
- a CDS encoding metal ABC transporter substrate-binding protein, with translation MSISSPLLRLLLVGLFSLMLAPLANAEASKRLRIGITLHPYYSYVANIVGDKAEVVPLIPAGFNPHAYEPRAEDIKRIGTLDVIVLNGVGHDDFADRMIATSERPDIPVIEANANVPLLAATGNAARGAGKVVNPHTFLSISASIAQVNNIARELGKLDPDNAKTYTQNARAYGKRLRQMRADALAKLTSAPNPDLRVATVHAAYDYLLREFGLEVTAVVEPAHGIEPSPSQLKKTIDELRALDVKVIFSEMDFPSTYVDTIQRESGVKLYPLSHISYGEYSAEKYEVEMTGNLNTVVRAIQESGA, from the coding sequence ATGTCCATTTCATCTCCCCTGTTGCGCCTGCTGCTGGTTGGCCTGTTCAGCCTGATGCTCGCCCCGCTCGCCAATGCCGAGGCGAGTAAACGCCTGCGAATCGGCATCACCCTGCACCCTTATTACAGCTATGTGGCCAATATCGTCGGCGACAAGGCCGAGGTAGTGCCGCTGATTCCGGCCGGCTTCAACCCGCATGCCTACGAGCCACGCGCCGAAGACATCAAGCGCATCGGCACCCTGGACGTGATCGTGCTCAACGGGGTCGGCCATGATGATTTCGCCGACCGCATGATCGCCACCAGCGAACGCCCGGATATCCCGGTGATCGAGGCCAACGCCAACGTGCCGCTGCTGGCCGCCACCGGTAACGCCGCGCGCGGTGCGGGCAAGGTGGTCAACCCGCATACCTTCCTGTCGATCAGTGCGTCGATTGCCCAGGTCAATAACATCGCGCGCGAACTGGGCAAACTCGACCCGGACAACGCCAAGACCTACACCCAAAACGCCCGCGCCTACGGCAAGCGCCTGCGCCAGATGCGCGCCGATGCCCTGGCCAAGCTGACCAGCGCCCCCAACCCGGACCTGCGCGTGGCCACCGTGCACGCGGCTTATGACTACCTGTTGCGCGAATTCGGCCTGGAGGTCACTGCCGTGGTCGAGCCGGCCCACGGGATCGAGCCAAGCCCGAGCCAGTTGAAGAAAACCATCGATGAACTGCGGGCCCTGGACGTGAAGGTGATCTTCTCGGAAATGGATTTCCCGTCCACCTACGTCGACACCATCCAGCGTGAATCCGGGGTCAAGCTGTACCCGCTGTCGCACATTTCCTACGGCGAATACAGCGCCGAGAAGTACGAAGTGGAAATGACCGGCAACCTCAACACTGTGGTTCGGGCCATCCAGGAGTCGGGGGCATGA
- a CDS encoding DUF6162 family protein, with protein sequence MSTTQVVRPAGAGHETLYVLLLCLIILAVAGSVIALHGESQEVAAIPSHQLDARRDLSAAEQGIYADLRVTLDEIQLLQQEQSALPSPAQLAEEGFAPFAQDASSVSRGDHRWQLLEPSAYLGLSQAPATSGSLLMRVHGAEPDIWLNRQANLAAPSDLTDQALIAAGWQQVVAQFDAGVTRQHRH encoded by the coding sequence ATGAGTACCACACAGGTTGTACGCCCCGCCGGTGCCGGCCACGAAACCCTCTATGTACTGTTGTTGTGCCTGATCATCCTTGCGGTGGCGGGTTCGGTGATCGCGCTGCACGGTGAATCCCAGGAAGTGGCGGCAATACCCAGCCACCAATTGGATGCCCGTCGCGACCTGAGCGCCGCCGAGCAAGGCATTTACGCTGACCTGCGGGTGACCCTGGATGAAATCCAGCTGTTGCAGCAGGAACAAAGCGCCCTGCCGAGCCCGGCGCAACTGGCCGAAGAAGGTTTCGCGCCATTTGCCCAGGACGCCAGCTCGGTCAGCCGGGGTGATCATCGTTGGCAGTTGCTGGAACCTTCGGCCTACCTGGGTTTGAGCCAGGCGCCCGCCACCAGCGGCTCGCTGTTGATGCGCGTGCACGGGGCCGAGCCGGATATCTGGCTCAATCGCCAAGCCAACCTCGCCGCTCCCTCCGACCTCACTGACCAGGCGCTGATCGCAGCCGGCTGGCAGCAAGTGGTTGCGCAATTCGATGCCGGCGTCACCCGCCAGCACCGTCACTGA
- a CDS encoding thiamine pyrophosphate-binding protein codes for MSKVAAVPPSSLRAFWLKWRFHINVLLLLVPLGFMPKYFADAALFRGDTGIGERVAGEVQVGPWSLTLAEFRNEGPRPDPAGPMKFFNAALCDTCANQVKATYLRIGKPRSLRAAGVIFFGTPYRMGAGLPIPERTPADAELWVTMEGWDGSMHQGSIPLSQASPATIAWLNKQGVKP; via the coding sequence ATGAGCAAGGTCGCTGCCGTACCGCCATCGTCACTGCGGGCCTTCTGGCTGAAGTGGCGCTTTCATATCAATGTGCTGCTGTTGCTGGTGCCCCTGGGCTTCATGCCCAAGTACTTCGCCGACGCCGCGTTGTTTCGCGGTGACACCGGCATCGGCGAGCGCGTGGCCGGTGAAGTGCAGGTAGGCCCCTGGAGCCTGACCCTCGCGGAGTTTCGCAATGAAGGCCCGCGCCCCGACCCGGCCGGCCCGATGAAGTTTTTCAATGCCGCCCTGTGCGACACCTGCGCCAACCAGGTCAAGGCCACCTACCTGCGTATCGGCAAGCCTCGCAGCCTGCGCGCCGCCGGGGTGATCTTCTTCGGCACCCCATACCGCATGGGCGCCGGCCTGCCGATCCCGGAACGCACGCCAGCCGATGCCGAACTGTGGGTCACCATGGAAGGCTGGGACGGCAGCATGCACCAGGGTTCCATCCCGTTGAGCCAGGCCTCGCCTGCCACTATTGCCTGGCTGAACAAGCAAGGAGTTAAACCATGA
- a CDS encoding PepSY-associated TM helix domain-containing protein → MSKKSRSKLWFLVHSWLALPIWFFVLIVCVTGTLAVVSQEIVWLANPDIRASKPTDDAEPLSYDQVIAAIKRDEPQVFVQSISRPDESHFALSVDLSYPDGRSVEVYVNPYTGAIQGISPSFNFQQFTRALHGWWLVPFTNGYSWGWYLVSALGIPLLASLVTGLVVYKRFWKGFLRPTLRIRHGARIFWGDFHRLSGIWSIWFIAVISVTGIWFLIRAFLGDNQISISTEPVIPVIAREKVPMSAPGVPAPMIPVDEAIKIATQRIPGLEASFVSLPLNAYSHLQIGGRGWYPLMFQTAQINPYDGEVAAAHLLSDRSKLEFVTESMRPLHTGDFGGIWIKLIWAFFGLIMSMMVLSGLLIWTKRTALATLNALKREAKTQKQPASIPALQAETSEANS, encoded by the coding sequence ATGTCGAAGAAGTCACGCTCCAAACTCTGGTTTCTCGTACATAGCTGGCTGGCATTGCCCATCTGGTTCTTTGTACTGATCGTCTGCGTCACTGGCACCCTGGCGGTGGTCAGCCAGGAGATCGTCTGGCTGGCCAACCCGGATATCCGCGCGAGCAAGCCGACGGATGATGCCGAACCGCTGAGCTATGACCAGGTGATCGCCGCGATCAAGCGCGATGAACCGCAGGTGTTCGTCCAGTCGATCAGCCGCCCCGACGAATCCCATTTCGCCCTCAGCGTCGACCTCAGCTACCCCGACGGGCGCTCGGTAGAGGTCTACGTCAATCCCTATACCGGTGCGATCCAGGGCATCAGCCCGTCCTTCAACTTCCAGCAATTCACCCGCGCCCTGCACGGCTGGTGGCTGGTGCCATTCACCAATGGCTACAGCTGGGGCTGGTACCTGGTGTCGGCACTCGGCATCCCGCTGCTGGCGTCGCTGGTCACCGGGCTGGTGGTGTACAAGCGTTTCTGGAAGGGCTTCCTGCGGCCGACTCTGCGTATCCGCCACGGCGCACGGATTTTCTGGGGCGACTTCCACCGCTTGAGCGGGATCTGGTCGATCTGGTTCATCGCGGTGATCTCGGTCACCGGCATCTGGTTCCTGATCCGGGCGTTCCTGGGCGACAACCAGATTTCGATTTCCACCGAACCGGTCATCCCGGTGATTGCGCGTGAGAAGGTGCCGATGTCGGCGCCCGGCGTGCCGGCCCCGATGATTCCGGTAGACGAGGCAATCAAGATCGCCACCCAGCGCATCCCTGGCCTGGAGGCGAGTTTTGTCAGCCTGCCGCTCAACGCCTACAGCCACCTGCAGATCGGCGGCCGGGGCTGGTACCCGCTGATGTTCCAGACCGCGCAGATCAACCCGTATGACGGTGAAGTCGCTGCGGCGCATTTGCTGTCCGACCGCTCGAAGCTGGAGTTCGTTACCGAGTCCATGCGCCCCCTGCACACCGGCGACTTTGGCGGGATATGGATCAAGCTGATCTGGGCATTCTTCGGCCTGATCATGAGCATGATGGTATTGAGCGGCCTGCTGATCTGGACCAAGCGCACCGCCCTGGCGACCCTCAATGCCCTCAAGCGCGAAGCCAAGACCCAAAAACAGCCGGCGTCCATCCCGGCCTTGCAGGCTGAAACTTCGGAGGCCAACTCATGA
- the leuC gene encoding 3-isopropylmalate dehydratase large subunit, producing the protein MTARTLYDKHIDSHTVCPLDDQGHVLLYIDRQVINEYTSPQAFSGLREAGRNVWRPGTALAVVDHVNPTTPKRIAAMPDAGGARQVSYLAENCRDFGIELLDILDKRQGIEHVIAPEQGFILPGMVIAAGDSHTTTYGALGAFGFGIGTSEIEHLLASQTLVYKRLKTMRVSVDGELAPGLTSKDVIMALIGKIGASGATGYAIEFRGATIDALSVEARMTICNMAVEAGARGAFMAPDEKVFAYLKGKPRAPQGELWDQALAGWRLLHSDADAVFDQEVQLDATTLEPMVTWGTSPDQAAPIGARVPDPQDVSDLILRQDMRRALNYMGLQAGMPLSDIVISHAFIGSCTNARIEDLRDAASVVRGKHVAEHVRAMIVPGSTEVRDQAEAEGLAAIFIDAGFEWRQSGCSMCLAMNDDVLAPGDRCASSTNRNFEGRQGAGARTHLMSPAMVAAAAITGRLTDIRHFGARP; encoded by the coding sequence ATGACTGCCAGAACCCTCTACGACAAACACATCGACTCCCACACGGTGTGCCCCCTGGATGACCAGGGCCATGTCCTGCTTTATATAGATCGCCAGGTGATCAACGAATACACCAGCCCCCAGGCCTTCAGCGGCCTGCGCGAAGCCGGGCGCAATGTATGGCGCCCCGGCACGGCACTGGCCGTGGTCGACCATGTGAACCCCACCACGCCCAAGCGCATCGCGGCGATGCCGGATGCCGGCGGGGCGCGGCAGGTGTCCTACCTGGCCGAGAACTGCCGGGACTTCGGCATCGAACTGCTGGACATCCTCGACAAGCGCCAAGGCATCGAGCACGTGATCGCCCCGGAACAGGGATTTATCCTGCCGGGCATGGTGATTGCCGCCGGTGACAGCCACACCACCACCTACGGTGCCCTGGGTGCCTTCGGGTTTGGCATCGGTACCTCGGAAATCGAACACCTGCTGGCCTCCCAGACCCTGGTCTACAAGCGCCTGAAGACAATGCGCGTGAGCGTCGACGGCGAACTGGCGCCGGGCCTGACGTCCAAGGACGTGATCATGGCGCTGATCGGCAAGATCGGCGCCTCGGGTGCCACTGGCTACGCCATTGAGTTTCGCGGCGCGACCATCGATGCGTTGAGCGTCGAGGCACGCATGACTATCTGCAACATGGCGGTGGAAGCCGGTGCGCGGGGCGCGTTCATGGCGCCCGATGAAAAAGTCTTCGCCTACCTCAAGGGCAAGCCGCGTGCGCCGCAAGGCGAGTTGTGGGACCAGGCGCTGGCGGGCTGGCGCTTGCTGCACTCGGATGCCGACGCGGTGTTCGACCAGGAGGTGCAACTCGACGCCACTACCCTGGAGCCCATGGTCACCTGGGGTACCAGCCCCGACCAGGCCGCGCCCATCGGCGCCCGCGTGCCCGACCCGCAGGACGTCAGTGACCTGATCCTGCGCCAGGACATGCGCCGCGCCCTCAACTACATGGGCCTGCAAGCCGGCATGCCGCTGAGCGATATCGTCATCAGCCATGCATTCATCGGCTCCTGCACCAATGCCCGCATCGAGGACCTGCGCGACGCCGCCAGTGTGGTGCGCGGCAAGCACGTGGCCGAGCACGTACGGGCGATGATCGTGCCGGGCTCCACCGAAGTGCGTGACCAGGCTGAAGCCGAAGGGTTGGCCGCGATTTTTATCGACGCCGGCTTTGAATGGCGCCAGTCCGGCTGCTCGATGTGCCTGGCGATGAATGATGACGTGCTTGCCCCCGGCGACCGCTGCGCCTCCAGCACCAACCGCAACTTCGAAGGCCGCCAGGGCGCGGGCGCACGCACCCATTTGATGAGCCCGGCGATGGTCGCCGCCGCCGCCATTACTGGCCGCCTCACTGATATCCGCCACTTTGGAGCGCGCCCATGA
- the leuD gene encoding 3-isopropylmalate dehydratase small subunit: MSLQPFTLVTGKAAPMLAANIDTDVIMPKQFLKGIDRSGLDRGLFFDLRFLPSGEPNPEFVLNQPAWQGASFMVVGPNFGCGSSREHAVWGLKQMGIRALIGSSFAGIFYDNCQRNGVLLITLDEALLQTLGKTVSQADQAQISVDLEAQQIRLANGEVIGFQIDTLRKTALLLGLDAIGSTLQRSDEIKAFERQHLAANPWLN, encoded by the coding sequence ATGAGCCTGCAACCGTTCACCCTGGTCACCGGCAAGGCCGCGCCGATGCTGGCGGCCAATATCGACACCGACGTGATCATGCCCAAGCAGTTCCTCAAGGGCATCGACCGCAGCGGCCTGGACCGTGGGCTGTTCTTCGACTTGCGCTTCTTGCCCTCCGGCGAGCCCAACCCTGAGTTTGTGCTGAACCAGCCGGCCTGGCAGGGCGCAAGTTTCATGGTGGTAGGGCCGAACTTCGGCTGCGGCTCCAGCCGTGAACACGCGGTGTGGGGGCTGAAACAGATGGGCATCCGCGCCTTGATCGGCAGCAGCTTTGCCGGGATTTTCTATGACAACTGCCAGCGCAACGGGGTGTTGTTGATTACCCTGGACGAGGCGCTGCTGCAAACGTTGGGCAAGACCGTCAGCCAGGCAGACCAGGCGCAGATCAGTGTCGACCTTGAAGCCCAGCAGATTCGCCTGGCGAACGGCGAGGTGATCGGGTTCCAGATTGATACGTTGCGCAAGACGGCGTTGCTGCTTGGCCTGGACGCCATCGGCAGTACCTTGCAGCGCAGTGACGAGATCAAGGCCTTCGAACGCCAGCACCTGGCAGCCAATCCCTGGCTTAACTGA
- a CDS encoding LysR substrate-binding domain-containing protein → MTNKKDTVPLPEDLRVFLTVIRKAGFAAAADELGLSPAYVSKRIQILETTLATRLLHRTSRRIALTEDGERVQRWAVRILEDFQQLSDELSDAHDSPRGRLHLCSSFGFGRNHVAPALSLLAEQYPDLEIRLDLFDRVVDIVSEGFDLEIRVGDDIPGQHIGRRLVSNRRVLCAAPAYLQRRGTPQQLSDLEQHDCLVLKERDNAFGIWNLERDGAQESVRVRGPLSSNNGEIVLQWALDGRGVLLRSMWDVKPLLEQGKLVQVLHGYTQSANVWAVYPTRLAYSGKLRACVEFLQEHFKGLSI, encoded by the coding sequence ATGACTAACAAGAAAGATACCGTGCCCCTACCCGAAGACCTGCGGGTGTTCCTGACCGTGATCCGCAAGGCCGGCTTCGCAGCGGCAGCCGATGAGCTCGGGCTGTCGCCCGCGTATGTCAGCAAGCGCATCCAGATCCTCGAGACCACCCTGGCCACCCGCTTGCTGCACCGCACCAGCCGGCGCATCGCCCTGACCGAAGACGGCGAGCGAGTACAGCGCTGGGCCGTGCGCATCCTGGAAGACTTCCAGCAACTCTCCGATGAACTCTCCGACGCCCACGACAGCCCCCGTGGGCGCCTGCATTTGTGCAGCAGTTTCGGCTTCGGCCGCAACCATGTGGCCCCGGCCCTGTCGCTGCTGGCAGAACAATACCCGGACCTGGAAATCCGCCTGGACCTGTTCGACCGCGTGGTGGACATCGTCAGCGAAGGCTTCGACCTGGAGATCCGCGTGGGCGATGACATCCCCGGCCAACACATTGGCCGCCGGCTGGTGAGCAACCGCCGCGTACTGTGCGCCGCCCCGGCTTATCTGCAGCGCCGTGGCACACCGCAACAGTTGAGCGACCTGGAACAGCATGACTGCCTGGTGCTCAAGGAGCGCGATAACGCGTTTGGCATCTGGAACCTGGAACGCGACGGCGCCCAGGAAAGCGTGCGGGTGCGTGGGCCGCTGTCATCGAACAATGGCGAGATTGTGCTGCAGTGGGCACTGGATGGGCGCGGGGTGTTGCTGCGCTCGATGTGGGATGTGAAGCCGCTGCTGGAACAAGGCAAGCTGGTGCAGGTACTGCACGGTTACACCCAGAGCGCCAACGTGTGGGCGGTGTACCCGACACGGTTGGCGTATTCCGGGAAGCTGCGCGCCTGCGTGGAGTTCTTGCAGGAGCATTTCAAAGGGTTGTCGATTTAG